From the genome of Terriglobia bacterium, one region includes:
- the pdxT gene encoding pyridoxal 5'-phosphate synthase glutaminase subunit PdxT codes for MKIGVLALQGDFDAHRRRLQELGAEVVLVKKPEQLDEVDALVIPGGESTTFLKLLGEAGFQTLKDFVRVKPTFGTCAGAILLAHDVDNPPQPGLGALDVSIKRNAYGRQVDSSIRLGTSKLGPQPLEMVFIRAPKFENLGANVDVLAREGNDPVLIRQGSVLAATFHPELSDDKRVHQYFLQMVQNGGR; via the coding sequence ATGAAAATCGGCGTTTTGGCATTACAGGGCGATTTTGACGCGCACCGGCGGCGGCTGCAGGAGCTGGGCGCAGAAGTTGTCCTGGTTAAAAAACCGGAGCAACTGGACGAGGTGGACGCGCTGGTCATCCCCGGCGGGGAGTCCACCACGTTCCTCAAACTGCTCGGCGAGGCGGGATTTCAGACGCTCAAAGACTTCGTGCGCGTGAAGCCCACGTTCGGCACCTGCGCCGGGGCGATTCTTCTGGCGCACGATGTGGACAACCCGCCGCAGCCCGGTTTGGGCGCGCTCGACGTCAGCATCAAGCGCAACGCCTACGGGCGCCAGGTGGACAGTTCTATCCGTTTAGGCACGTCCAAGCTGGGACCACAGCCTCTCGAAATGGTCTTCATCCGCGCTCCGAAATTCGAAAACCTCGGAGCAAACGTGGATGTCCTTGCCAGGGAAGGGAACGATCCCGTCTTGATCCGGCAGGGAAGCGTGCTGGCCGCGACCTTCCACCCCGAACTTTCCGACGACAAACGCGTGCACCAGTACTTCCTGCAGATGGTGCAAAACGGCGGCCGCTGA
- a CDS encoding type II toxin-antitoxin system VapC family toxin produces MRRHVLDANALYRLLTDDVGAEIVELVLEEARQKKYPVLMSVINWGEVYYTMARTVGYKKAESIMRAAENPPIVLVEVDKLQAEAAGRIRAGYGLPYADCFAAVLAGKDGVLVTSDVKDFKKVPWVKTLALPAH; encoded by the coding sequence ATGAGACGCCACGTCCTCGACGCCAATGCGCTATATCGATTGCTAACCGATGACGTCGGCGCTGAGATCGTCGAGCTGGTCTTGGAGGAAGCGCGTCAGAAGAAATACCCGGTTCTGATGTCGGTCATTAACTGGGGCGAGGTGTATTACACGATGGCTCGGACCGTCGGATACAAGAAAGCGGAGTCGATCATGCGCGCGGCGGAGAATCCTCCCATCGTTCTGGTCGAAGTTGATAAGCTCCAAGCCGAGGCCGCGGGGCGCATCCGAGCCGGCTACGGACTGCCATACGCCGACTGTTTTGCCGCCGTGCTGGCCGGGAAGGACGGCGTCCTGGTCACCTCCGACGTGAAGGACTTCAAGAAGGTCCCGTGGGTTAAGACGTTGGCGTTGCCGGCCCATTAA
- a CDS encoding AbrB/MazE/SpoVT family DNA-binding domain-containing protein — MKREGTVTSKGQLVIPAELRRKHGIGSGTRVRFEETKGAIIVRPIRDDTISRLRGIAKGLGLPPNVERDPDREL; from the coding sequence ATGAAGAGGGAAGGAACCGTTACGTCAAAGGGCCAACTGGTCATTCCCGCCGAGCTGCGCCGCAAGCATGGCATTGGAAGCGGCACGCGAGTACGCTTTGAAGAGACGAAGGGCGCGATCATCGTCCGGCCTATCCGCGATGACACGATTTCTCGCCTACGCGGAATTGCCAAGGGGCTCGGGCTTCCGCCAAATGTGGAGCGCGATCCGGACCGCGAGCTGTAA
- a CDS encoding bifunctional nuclease family protein, which translates to MEVEMKIRGLMMDPVTNMPIVILKDVGGDAVLPIWVGIYEANAIALEIEKVTTPRPMTHDLLKNLLTGLDASVRKVVVNELRDDTFFAIIWVERDGQIISIDSRPSDALALALRVDCPIFVEDEVLKTSRIASAVSDRVSQEELRKWLENLGDEDLGRYKM; encoded by the coding sequence ATGGAAGTCGAGATGAAAATTCGCGGGCTGATGATGGACCCGGTGACCAACATGCCCATCGTGATCCTCAAGGACGTCGGCGGCGATGCCGTGCTGCCTATCTGGGTCGGGATTTACGAGGCCAATGCCATCGCCCTGGAGATCGAAAAAGTCACCACGCCGCGCCCCATGACCCACGACCTGTTGAAGAACCTGCTGACCGGGCTGGATGCCAGCGTGCGCAAGGTAGTCGTCAACGAACTGCGCGACGACACGTTTTTCGCTATCATCTGGGTCGAGCGCGACGGACAGATCATCAGCATTGACTCGCGCCCGTCCGACGCGCTGGCCCTGGCGCTACGAGTGGATTGCCCCATCTTTGTTGAAGACGAGGTGCTGAAGACCTCGCGTATCGCCAGCGCCGTCTCCGACCGCGTCTCCCAGGAAGAGCTGCGCAAGTGGCTGGAAAACCTGGGGGACGAGGACCTGGGTCGGTACAAAATGTGA
- the miaB gene encoding tRNA (N6-isopentenyl adenosine(37)-C2)-methylthiotransferase MiaB — MSVVPDKTFYLETFGCQMNVHDSEKVIGTLISQGYRRVETVQDAGLVLYNTCSIRDKAEQKVFHRLADFKALQKQGKKFGVLGCVAQQEGKRIFQRAPHVSLVCGSASYRNLPEMLVQIEAGNSRVTGLDDRETDQTFETEYTARSNPYRGYITIIEGCDKFCAYCVVPFTRGKERSRTSDSVLAEARKMADQGFTEIQLLGQNVNSYRDPYGKKTFAELLAAVGEIGGVRRVWFTTSHPRDFGKDIVDAIAAVPALCDHVHLPVQSGSTRVLDLMKRLYNRDQYLERISWMKSARRRISITTDIIVGFPGETESDFAETIDLLNQVEYDGVFSFKYSPRPNTPALTYIDSIPEEEKSRRLAVLNARQKEISAALNQRHLGETLEVMVEGRNQARGQWIGRTSQHKVLNFTISGGEEPRIGQYVPVRVTAAFPNSLLGEMTV; from the coding sequence ATGTCAGTGGTTCCCGACAAAACGTTCTACCTCGAAACCTTTGGCTGCCAGATGAACGTGCACGACTCCGAAAAGGTGATCGGCACGCTCATTTCCCAGGGCTACCGCCGGGTGGAGACGGTCCAGGATGCCGGCCTCGTCCTGTACAACACCTGCTCCATCCGCGACAAGGCCGAGCAGAAGGTGTTCCATCGCCTGGCCGACTTCAAGGCCCTCCAGAAGCAGGGCAAGAAATTCGGCGTGCTGGGTTGCGTGGCGCAACAGGAGGGCAAGAGGATTTTCCAGCGCGCGCCGCACGTATCGCTGGTGTGCGGCTCGGCTTCGTATCGCAACCTGCCGGAAATGCTGGTGCAGATCGAGGCAGGGAACTCGCGCGTAACCGGCTTGGACGACCGCGAGACCGACCAGACCTTCGAGACCGAGTACACCGCCCGCAGCAACCCCTATCGCGGCTACATCACCATCATCGAGGGCTGCGACAAGTTCTGCGCCTACTGCGTGGTGCCCTTCACCCGCGGCAAGGAGCGCAGCCGGACTTCGGACTCCGTGCTGGCCGAGGCGCGCAAGATGGCCGACCAGGGGTTCACGGAAATCCAGTTGCTCGGACAAAACGTTAATTCTTACCGAGATCCCTATGGAAAAAAGACATTTGCGGAGCTGTTAGCAGCCGTAGGCGAGATCGGCGGAGTGCGCCGGGTGTGGTTTACCACCTCGCATCCCCGCGATTTCGGCAAGGACATCGTGGACGCCATTGCAGCCGTGCCGGCGCTGTGCGACCACGTTCACCTTCCCGTGCAGAGCGGCTCTACCCGAGTGCTCGACCTGATGAAGCGCCTCTATAACCGGGATCAGTACCTGGAACGGATCTCATGGATGAAATCCGCGCGGCGGCGGATCAGCATCACCACCGACATCATTGTCGGGTTCCCGGGCGAGACGGAAAGCGACTTCGCCGAGACCATCGACTTGCTTAACCAGGTTGAGTACGACGGAGTTTTTTCCTTCAAGTATTCGCCGCGTCCCAATACGCCGGCGCTCACCTACATTGACAGCATCCCGGAAGAGGAGAAATCAAGGCGCTTGGCGGTGCTCAACGCGCGGCAGAAGGAAATTTCGGCGGCGCTCAACCAGCGGCACTTGGGCGAAACCCTTGAAGTAATGGTTGAGGGTAGAAACCAGGCTCGTGGCCAGTGGATTGGGCGCACCTCGCAACACAAGGTGCTAAACTTCACCATTAGTGGAGGCGAGGAACCGCGGATCGGCCAATACGTGCCGGTGCGCGTCACGGCAGCATTTCCCAACAGCTTATTGGGGGAGATGACCGTCTAA
- a CDS encoding amidohydrolase family protein has product MRSMFFVLLLLLTDTVSQDSPQKRADTIIFEHVNVLSTKTGRIRKNATVVIRDGRISQIRSRAPRIAEATRIDGKGKFLMPGLVDMHVHIFSKRELPMFLVNGITNVRNMWGFPLHLEMRSKVVSGEWIGPEIVTTGPILDGDPPQLRGSEIIRTPEDANKSVDKQVSEGYDYIKVYNRLSPDAYQAILAAARAKGVRVIGHVPNAVPVEEALRNGQYSIEHLSNFPRSVAKGDATHAGWESGFDERKVEAIAKRVASSGTWITPTILVMDYQYITPAEASSVVESEGTAHVPPFVRKMWPALKDIADGDGAMRASARANYRWVLMRLRAHNARFLVGTDSGNPFVISGYSYPDELERLVASGFSPLEVLRAATVNAAESLGRTDLGDVSVGKTADLVLLRKDPSKDIHSIREVEGVMVRGRWLAIDELRKSLGPADVAH; this is encoded by the coding sequence ATGAGATCGATGTTCTTCGTTCTGCTGCTTCTTCTGACAGACACCGTGTCGCAAGACTCACCACAGAAAAGAGCCGACACAATCATCTTCGAGCACGTGAATGTCTTATCCACTAAGACTGGCCGAATTCGGAAGAACGCTACCGTAGTCATCCGCGACGGCCGGATCAGCCAAATTCGGTCCCGAGCGCCGCGCATTGCTGAAGCGACCAGGATCGATGGCAAGGGGAAGTTCTTGATGCCGGGACTTGTGGACATGCACGTTCACATTTTCAGCAAGCGAGAGCTGCCCATGTTCCTCGTGAACGGCATTACAAACGTTCGAAATATGTGGGGATTTCCTTTGCATCTGGAGATGCGAAGCAAAGTTGTCTCTGGCGAGTGGATCGGTCCGGAGATCGTCACCACGGGACCAATCCTGGACGGAGATCCGCCGCAGTTGCGAGGCAGCGAGATCATCCGAACCCCTGAAGATGCCAACAAGTCTGTCGACAAGCAGGTAAGCGAAGGATACGACTACATCAAGGTGTACAACCGCTTAAGTCCGGATGCTTACCAAGCGATCTTGGCCGCCGCCCGTGCCAAAGGAGTGAGGGTAATCGGTCACGTTCCGAATGCAGTGCCAGTCGAAGAGGCGCTACGAAATGGTCAGTATTCAATCGAGCACTTGTCGAACTTCCCTCGCTCTGTGGCCAAAGGCGATGCAACGCACGCAGGTTGGGAGAGCGGTTTTGACGAACGAAAGGTCGAAGCAATCGCCAAACGAGTCGCCAGTTCGGGCACTTGGATCACTCCTACTATCCTGGTGATGGACTACCAATACATAACTCCTGCGGAGGCGAGCAGTGTTGTGGAGAGCGAGGGGACTGCCCACGTGCCTCCGTTTGTGCGCAAAATGTGGCCCGCTCTGAAAGACATCGCAGATGGAGACGGTGCGATGCGCGCCTCGGCGCGAGCGAACTATCGATGGGTGTTAATGCGGCTTCGGGCCCACAATGCGCGTTTTCTCGTTGGAACGGATTCAGGGAATCCTTTTGTGATCTCGGGATATAGCTATCCCGATGAGCTGGAGCGGTTGGTCGCGTCGGGCTTCTCGCCACTCGAAGTACTCCGTGCCGCGACTGTGAATGCGGCTGAATCGTTGGGGCGTACCGATTTGGGCGATGTATCCGTGGGCAAGACCGCTGATCTTGTACTGCTTCGGAAGGACCCCTCGAAGGACATTCACTCGATACGAGAAGTTGAGGGCGTTATGGTGAGAGGCAGATGGCTCGCAATTGACGAACTCAGGAAGAGCCTTGGTCCAGCCGACGTAGCGCATTAG
- a CDS encoding rhomboid family intramembrane serine protease — MIPLKDDAPRYSTPYVNYFIVALNVLAFLFELALPRLNREVFIMQFGFVPARLTALLHGEHSVRALGVLLPVNESAVLTVITAMFLHASWLHLLGNMWFLWIFGDNIEDHLGHFKYLVFYLCSGFAAALLHTFFNPGSPVPSVGASGAIAGVMGAYFVLFPSARVLTLVPFLFVFFLWLPAWIILGYWFVIQFLSGAATSIAYSSQTGGGIAFWAHVGGFVGGIAMIKLFPSQRRRRFRYDA, encoded by the coding sequence ATGATCCCCCTCAAGGACGACGCCCCGCGCTACAGCACGCCTTACGTGAACTATTTCATCGTTGCGCTGAACGTGCTGGCGTTCCTCTTCGAGTTGGCGCTGCCTCGCCTGAACCGCGAAGTTTTCATTATGCAGTTCGGTTTCGTCCCGGCACGCTTGACGGCGCTGCTGCATGGCGAACACTCGGTTCGGGCGCTGGGGGTGCTGCTGCCGGTCAACGAATCCGCGGTTCTAACCGTTATCACCGCCATGTTCCTGCATGCCTCGTGGCTGCACCTGCTGGGCAATATGTGGTTTCTGTGGATTTTCGGCGACAACATCGAAGACCACCTTGGCCATTTCAAGTACCTGGTTTTTTACCTGTGTTCCGGCTTCGCCGCGGCGCTGCTGCACACCTTTTTCAATCCCGGGTCGCCGGTGCCCAGCGTGGGGGCCAGCGGAGCGATCGCCGGCGTGATGGGTGCGTACTTCGTGCTGTTCCCTTCGGCCCGAGTGCTGACCCTGGTTCCCTTCCTGTTTGTCTTTTTTCTGTGGCTGCCGGCCTGGATCATCCTGGGATATTGGTTTGTCATCCAGTTCCTCAGCGGGGCGGCTACCTCCATCGCCTACTCCAGCCAGACCGGTGGCGGCATCGCATTCTGGGCGCACGTCGGGGGATTCGTCGGCGGCATCGCCATGATCAAGCTCTTCCCTTCCCAGCGCCGCCGCCGCTTCCGCTACGACGCATAG
- a CDS encoding carbon-nitrogen hydrolase: MSLCYSYPFRGGFLPAPDQFRVGLIQMSCSADPEKNLEHAVDMVRDAAGRGAQVVCLPELFLTQYFCQREDASLFDLAEPIPGPTTTRLSQLARQQKVVLIASLFEKRAPGVYHNTAAVLDADGKLAGIYRKMHIPDDPLYYEKFYFTPGDLGYRAFDTEVGRVGTLICWDQWYPEGARLTALSGAHVLFYPTAIGWHPAEKEQYGAAQQDAWRTVQRAHAIANGVYVAAVNRVGHETGNIRGKQTPGAGLDFWGSSFICDAFGTVIAEASSEGEEILIGEVSLRKLEEVRRNWPFLRDRRIDSYAPITNRMID; encoded by the coding sequence ATGTCGCTCTGCTATTCTTATCCGTTTCGCGGAGGATTCTTGCCCGCTCCCGACCAGTTTCGCGTCGGCCTCATCCAGATGTCGTGCTCTGCCGACCCGGAGAAGAACCTTGAGCACGCCGTGGACATGGTGCGCGACGCGGCCGGTCGCGGGGCGCAGGTGGTCTGCCTGCCGGAGCTGTTTCTCACGCAGTATTTTTGCCAGCGCGAGGACGCGTCGCTGTTCGACCTGGCCGAACCGATCCCCGGCCCGACCACGACGCGCCTGTCGCAGCTCGCCCGGCAGCAGAAGGTGGTTCTCATCGCGTCCCTGTTCGAGAAACGCGCGCCGGGCGTGTATCACAATACCGCTGCCGTGCTCGACGCCGACGGCAAGCTCGCCGGCATCTACCGCAAGATGCACATCCCCGACGATCCCCTGTACTACGAGAAGTTCTACTTTACCCCCGGCGACCTTGGCTACCGCGCTTTCGACACCGAGGTGGGACGCGTGGGCACGCTCATCTGCTGGGATCAGTGGTATCCAGAAGGCGCGCGCCTGACCGCGCTCAGCGGCGCGCACGTGCTGTTTTATCCCACAGCCATCGGCTGGCACCCGGCGGAGAAAGAGCAGTACGGAGCGGCGCAGCAGGATGCCTGGCGCACCGTGCAGCGGGCGCACGCCATCGCCAACGGGGTTTACGTGGCGGCGGTAAATCGCGTGGGACACGAGACCGGCAATATCCGAGGCAAGCAGACTCCCGGCGCCGGCCTGGACTTCTGGGGCAGTTCGTTTATCTGCGACGCATTCGGCACGGTGATTGCCGAAGCATCGTCGGAGGGCGAGGAAATCCTGATCGGCGAGGTCAGCCTGCGCAAGCTGGAAGAAGTGCGCCGCAACTGGCCCTTCCTCCGCGACCGTCGCATCGACAGCTACGCCCCGATCACGAATCGCATGATCGATTGA
- a CDS encoding NADH-quinone oxidoreductase subunit I encodes MVDLIKGLKVTFRYQHPKEVYTEQYPLQRPQVAERYRGAPRLNVNPDTDETLCIACDLCALACPEHLIVVSAERNPNTRRKELTNFTYDLSRCMFCGLCEDACPTDCLELTQDFELASYTREGAIWDRQTLEQGPQPVKYER; translated from the coding sequence ATGGTGGACCTCATCAAGGGGCTGAAGGTGACGTTTCGTTACCAGCACCCGAAAGAGGTCTATACCGAGCAGTATCCGCTGCAGCGTCCGCAGGTGGCCGAGCGCTACCGCGGTGCGCCGCGCCTCAACGTCAACCCGGATACGGATGAGACGCTGTGCATTGCCTGCGACCTGTGCGCGCTGGCCTGCCCGGAGCATCTGATCGTGGTCAGCGCTGAGCGCAACCCCAACACGCGTCGCAAAGAGCTCACCAACTTTACCTACGACCTGAGCCGGTGCATGTTCTGCGGCCTGTGCGAGGACGCCTGCCCCACCGATTGCCTGGAACTGACGCAGGATTTCGAACTGGCGAGCTACACCCGCGAGGGCGCCATCTGGGACCGCCAGACGCTGGAGCAGGGCCCGCAACCGGTGAAATACGAAAGATAG
- a CDS encoding deoxyhypusine synthase family protein, translated as MGRTAFTARQVGEAADVLEAMARDQDCLVVMTLAGAMTVAKQGLIITELIDRGIVRALVSTGALMAHGLVEGIGRSHYVYDPKMNDVELYEAGYNRVYDTLEPEQNLDQVERIVAPILDQWNADETVCSWKLNRAIGEHLSKHVPGRGILKSAYEKNVSVFVPAFSDSELGLDLALHNRMRVKQGRPKLRYDPFEDVDKYADTMLASPRMGVFTIGGGVPRNWTQQLGPYLELRHRRGGEDVPLKRFHYGVRICPEPVYWGGLSGSPYTEAVSWGKFVPPKEGGKFAEVFLDATVGLPLVVGAVLERLEKR; from the coding sequence ATGGGGCGCACCGCTTTCACCGCGCGGCAGGTGGGCGAAGCTGCCGACGTCCTGGAAGCGATGGCCCGCGATCAAGACTGCCTCGTCGTCATGACCTTGGCCGGCGCCATGACGGTGGCCAAGCAGGGGCTCATTATCACCGAGCTGATTGACCGCGGCATCGTGCGCGCGCTGGTGTCCACCGGCGCGCTGATGGCGCACGGGCTGGTGGAGGGCATCGGGCGTTCGCATTACGTGTACGACCCCAAGATGAACGACGTGGAGTTGTACGAGGCGGGGTACAACCGGGTGTACGACACGCTGGAGCCGGAGCAGAATCTCGATCAGGTGGAGCGCATCGTCGCGCCCATCCTGGACCAGTGGAACGCCGACGAAACAGTGTGCTCGTGGAAGCTGAACCGCGCCATCGGGGAGCACCTCAGCAAGCACGTGCCGGGGAGGGGAATTCTGAAGTCGGCTTATGAAAAAAATGTTTCGGTGTTTGTGCCCGCGTTCTCCGATTCGGAGCTGGGGCTGGATCTCGCGCTGCACAATCGCATGCGCGTGAAGCAGGGAAGACCGAAGCTGCGCTATGACCCGTTCGAGGATGTGGACAAGTATGCCGATACCATGCTGGCGTCGCCGCGCATGGGTGTGTTCACCATCGGCGGCGGCGTCCCGCGGAATTGGACGCAGCAGTTGGGACCGTACCTGGAATTGCGGCACCGGCGCGGCGGTGAGGATGTTCCGCTGAAGCGTTTTCATTACGGCGTGCGCATCTGCCCCGAGCCGGTGTACTGGGGCGGACTGTCGGGCAGCCCCTACACCGAGGCCGTGTCGTGGGGAAAATTTGTCCCGCCAAAGGAAGGCGGAAAATTTGCCGAGGTCTTCCTGGACGCCACCGTCGGACTGCCGCTGGTGGTCGGCGCGGTGCTAGAGCGGCTGGAGAAACGGTAG
- a CDS encoding ParB/RepB/Spo0J family partition protein → MTEIQDIELRLIDEPETALRAEIDDVALDELASDIRDNGLYYPVIVRQVADRFEVVDGHRRLLAHRRLGLVTMRCIVHGADDPPPESVKLKCNLLREDNTDAEIAVWLGELAQKHGKSLDELCAMVRRSEGWVNDRIDLLRGDPDVLNALGMRQINFSQAKVLNRCKEKSWRDLGLHYAIADHIPAHKLHEWLVRNTVAPNVVANPNPVEPANGNGAGEHIAGIVCDWCGGYKDPQNMVQLWLHRWEWELVQQMLKAAHEAKEA, encoded by the coding sequence ATGACCGAGATTCAAGACATCGAACTGCGGCTGATCGACGAGCCGGAGACCGCTCTGCGAGCCGAGATCGACGACGTTGCGCTTGACGAGCTGGCGTCCGACATCCGCGACAACGGCCTGTACTATCCGGTGATCGTGCGACAGGTCGCGGATCGTTTCGAGGTGGTGGACGGTCACAGGCGCCTGCTGGCTCACAGGCGTCTGGGATTGGTCACAATGCGATGTATCGTGCACGGGGCAGACGATCCGCCGCCCGAGTCGGTGAAGCTGAAATGCAACCTACTCCGCGAGGACAACACCGACGCCGAGATCGCGGTGTGGTTGGGCGAGCTGGCGCAGAAGCATGGGAAGTCGCTCGACGAACTGTGTGCGATGGTACGGCGCTCGGAAGGCTGGGTGAACGACCGCATAGACCTGCTGCGAGGCGATCCCGACGTGCTGAACGCGCTGGGGATGCGGCAAATCAACTTCAGCCAGGCGAAGGTGCTGAACCGTTGCAAGGAGAAAAGCTGGCGAGACTTGGGGCTGCACTACGCCATCGCGGATCACATTCCGGCGCACAAGCTGCATGAATGGCTGGTGCGCAACACCGTCGCTCCGAATGTGGTTGCCAATCCGAATCCAGTTGAGCCGGCGAACGGGAACGGCGCCGGAGAGCACATTGCGGGCATCGTTTGCGACTGGTGCGGCGGTTACAAAGATCCGCAGAACATGGTGCAGTTGTGGTTGCACCGCTGGGAGTGGGAACTAGTGCAGCAGATGCTGAAGGCCGCGCACGAGGCGAAGGAGGCGTGA
- a CDS encoding energy transducer TonB: MRRSDLGSGSHSLHDHAATGVARQSDRSTTFVYIFVVSGRAPLTQAAIDAVSQWQYRPYLLNGTPVEIETQITVQFKLH, translated from the coding sequence CTGCGGCGATCTGATCTGGGGTCTGGGAGCCATTCACTGCATGACCATGCAGCAACCGGCGTAGCTAGACAGTCAGACCGATCGACAACGTTCGTCTACATTTTTGTGGTTTCAGGCCGAGCACCGCTAACACAAGCAGCCATCGATGCAGTTTCGCAGTGGCAATACAGGCCGTACCTCTTGAATGGCACTCCCGTTGAGATTGAGACGCAGATCACGGTGCAATTTAAATTGCACTAG
- a CDS encoding AbrB/MazE/SpoVT family DNA-binding domain-containing protein, protein MSRNVVCVHKWGNSRCAIIPAFILRQIKWRVGDLLYVTIEGDHLVFRPLELPKGVPRNGDGETDDSSTRRTQPGPGAGFARSEPEPDRGVGAANGGADSAAVYQGVNTAGG, encoded by the coding sequence ATGAGCCGCAACGTGGTGTGTGTCCACAAGTGGGGTAACTCGCGTTGCGCGATTATTCCCGCGTTCATCCTGCGCCAGATTAAGTGGCGCGTTGGCGATCTGCTGTACGTGACCATCGAAGGCGATCATCTGGTGTTTCGGCCGCTCGAACTTCCCAAGGGGGTGCCGCGCAATGGCGACGGTGAAACTGACGATTCGAGTACGAGACGCACACAACCGGGTCCGGGTGCAGGATTCGCGCGAAGTGAGCCCGAGCCAGATAGAGGCGTCGGCGCAGCAAATGGCGGCGCTGATTCAGCGGCAGTTTATCAGGGTGTCAACACGGCCGGGGGCTAG
- the truB gene encoding tRNA pseudouridine(55) synthase TruB, with translation MNGILVIDKPAGMTSHDVVSRARRLLQERSVGHLGTLDPMATGLLPLVLGKFTRLAQFYNHAEKVYEGRIRFGFATDTYDAEGEPAGPPQTVQVTLEVLRELAAKFRGEIEQMPPPFSAKKIQGVPAYKLARKKQEVTLEPVRVEIKEFEILSLEGELAGFRARVSSGTYMRSVAHEMGQQLGVGAHLAGLRRTGVGEFTEGDCCTLEQLQQAVADEEPERLMIHLRRILPAFPCVTADDNNANRIRHGQAVNLPEMSRARLVKVFAGQAELIAIASRVAGTLFHPKVVLVG, from the coding sequence ATGAACGGGATACTGGTTATCGACAAGCCGGCGGGCATGACCTCTCACGACGTTGTCAGCCGCGCGCGCCGCCTGTTGCAGGAGCGCTCGGTCGGCCACTTGGGCACACTCGACCCCATGGCCACCGGGTTGCTGCCGCTGGTGCTGGGAAAATTCACCCGCTTGGCGCAGTTCTATAACCATGCGGAGAAGGTTTATGAGGGTCGGATCCGCTTTGGCTTCGCCACCGATACCTACGACGCCGAGGGTGAGCCCGCCGGGCCCCCGCAGACAGTACAAGTAACACTTGAAGTATTACGCGAGCTCGCGGCGAAATTTCGGGGCGAAATCGAGCAGATGCCGCCGCCCTTCTCAGCCAAGAAAATCCAGGGCGTCCCGGCCTACAAGCTGGCGCGCAAGAAGCAGGAAGTGACGCTGGAGCCGGTGCGGGTGGAGATCAAGGAATTTGAAATTCTGAGCTTGGAAGGGGAACTGGCCGGCTTTCGCGCACGCGTCTCGTCGGGAACCTACATGAGGTCGGTGGCGCACGAGATGGGGCAGCAACTTGGGGTGGGAGCACATCTAGCCGGTTTGCGGCGCACCGGCGTCGGCGAATTCACCGAAGGAGATTGCTGCACCCTGGAACAGTTGCAGCAGGCAGTAGCCGACGAGGAGCCTGAAAGGCTGATGATCCACTTGCGGCGCATCCTGCCGGCGTTTCCATGCGTCACCGCCGACGACAACAACGCCAACCGCATCCGCCACGGCCAAGCGGTCAATTTGCCGGAAATGTCGCGGGCGCGGCTGGTGAAGGTGTTTGCCGGCCAGGCAGAGCTGATCGCGATCGCAAGCCGGGTGGCGGGGACGCTGTTCCATCCTAAGGTAGTGTTGGTTGGGTAG
- a CDS encoding glycoside hydrolase family protein has product MSTTLICNQLRRDEGFRQFPYRDGRGVLTVGYGFNLESDGLSQTEAGTVLHLRVYTRYRELVAALPWVLKLDLVRQAVLVNMAYNMGVHGLLEFAVTLTNVQAGDYEAAADAMLKSTWADQVGARAQRLAVQMRTGEWQ; this is encoded by the coding sequence ATGAGCACCACGCTGATATGTAACCAGTTGAGGCGCGACGAAGGCTTTCGGCAATTTCCGTACCGCGATGGACGCGGGGTACTCACCGTCGGATACGGATTTAACCTGGAGAGTGACGGGCTGTCGCAGACGGAAGCGGGGACGGTGCTGCATCTGCGGGTGTACACGCGCTACCGTGAACTGGTCGCCGCGCTGCCGTGGGTGCTGAAGCTCGACCTGGTACGGCAGGCGGTGCTCGTAAACATGGCCTACAACATGGGCGTGCACGGGCTGCTGGAGTTTGCCGTCACGCTGACGAACGTGCAGGCCGGCGACTATGAGGCCGCGGCCGATGCCATGCTGAAATCCACATGGGCCGATCAGGTGGGTGCGCGGGCGCAGAGACTCGCGGTGCAGATGAGAACGGGAGAGTGGCAGTAG